A DNA window from Vigna angularis cultivar LongXiaoDou No.4 chromosome 1, ASM1680809v1, whole genome shotgun sequence contains the following coding sequences:
- the LOC108341198 gene encoding U-box domain-containing protein 35 isoform X2, which produces MGSEREQDEENSSCFRRGFLGFKRNQVIDCSEMVDSDSEDLFEINLKEPLVLDTIREDCESTVFSLDIHNCNNDDDDDDDVVYVAVGNNDEHSSPSMEALSWALKHAVTPSATVVRLLHVFPQVKLIPSPLGKIPRSHVNEEYANMHLAQVRAKRKLLLQKFIDLCVHSKVKVEMMLIEGDNVAKAIMEHVGNLNIRKVVVGISRSDLRKCESGRKSGIAGKVLKYAEESCDVKIICEGREVIDQMSECSSTDNGSSTASQEINEFRGFLPLKHFMSSWVCLFRSIITRD; this is translated from the exons ATGGGTTCGGAAAGGGAGCAGGATGAAGAAAATTCGAGTTGCTTTAGACGTGGTTTTTTAGGGTTCAAGAGAAACCAAGTCATAGATTGCAGCGAGATGGTAGATTCAGATTCGGAGGATCTGTTTGAGATTAATCTGAAGGAGCCTTTGGTTTTGGATACCATACGAGAAGACTGCGAGAGCACTGTGTTCTCTCTTGATATCCACAACTGTaacaatgatgatgatgacgacgatGATGTTGTTTATGTGGCAGTAGGCAACAACGATGAACATTCCAGTCCAAGCATGGAAGCTCTTTCATGGGCCTTGAAACACGCCGTGACACCCTCTGCCACCGTAGTTCGTCTTCTACACGTTTTCCCTCAAGTCAAGCTCATTCCAAGTCCAT TAGGGAAAATTCCAAGGAGTCACGTTAACGAAGAGTATGCTAACATGCACTTGGCACAAGTGAGAGCCAAGAGGAAATTGCTACTTCAAAAGTTCATTGACCTCTGCGTTCATTCTAag GTTAAGGTGGAGATGATGCTGATTGAGGGTGACAATGTTGCTAAAGCGATCATGGAGCATGTTGGAAATCTTAATATAAGAAAAGTGGTTGTCGGAATTTCGAGATCTGATTTAAG AAAATGTGAATCTGGAAGGAAGAGTGGCATAGCGGGCAAGGTACTAAAATACGCAGAGGAAAGTTGTGATGTAAAAATCATATGTGAAGGGAGAGAAGTGATAGACCAGATGAGTGAGTGCTCCTCCACAGACAACGGAAGTTCAACAGCTTCGCAGGAAATAAATGAATTCAGGGGATTTCTCCCATTGAAGCATTTTATGTCCAGTTGGGTATGCTTATTTAGGTCCATCATCACCAGAGATTAG
- the LOC108347697 gene encoding DEAD-box ATP-dependent RNA helicase 21 — protein sequence MKRLNDDVANPSTAKPTFLTKAQREQLALQRRQEEVAEQKRRQEQLLSHNHSSDPKPSSDRDRDRDRERDRDRDNRERDRDRDRDRDRDRARDRDRDREPERRNREREREEDTRARERARSEKLAERERARDRDREAERRNREREREEETRARERARLEKLAEREREKELESIKEQYLGSKKPKKRVIKPSEKFRFSFDWENTEDTSRDMNVLYQNPHEAQLLFGRGFRAGMDRREQKKLAAKNEKEMREQIRKKDGLEEKPEEADAQRRKEAAADLYDTFDMRVDRHWSEKKLEEMTERDWRIFREDYNISYKGSKIPRPMRSWIESKLSQELLKAVEKAGYKTPSPIQMAAIPLGLQQRDVIGIAETGSGKTAAFVLPMLSYITRLPPMSEDNDAEGPYAVVMAPTRELAQQIEDETVKFAQYLGIKVVSIVGGQSIEEQGFKIRQGCEIVIATPGRLIDCLERRYAVLNQCNYVVLDEADRMIDMGFEPQVMGVLDAMPSSNLKPENEDEELDEKKIYRTTYMFSATMPPAVERLARKYLRNPVVVTIGTAGKATDLISQHVIMMKESEKFYKLQRLLDELNDKTAIVFVNTKKNADMVAKNLDKEGYRVTTLHGGKSQEQREISLEGFRTKRYNVLVATDVAGRGIDIPDVAHVINYDMPGNIETYTHRIGRTGRAGKTGVATTFLTLQDSDVFYDLKQMLVQSNSPVPPELARHEASKFKPGTIPDRPPRRNDTVFAH from the coding sequence ATGAAGCGCCTAAACGACGACGTTGCCAACCCCTCAACGGCGAAGCCAACGTTCCTAACCAAAGCCCAACGCGAGCAATTGGCCCTCCAACGTCGCCAGGAAGAAGTCGCGGAGCAGAAGCGCCGCCAGGAGCAGCTCCTTTCCCACAACCACTCATCCGATCCCAAACCCTCCTCCGACCGCGATAGAGACAGAGACAGAGAAAGGGACAGAGACCGTGACAACAGGGAGCGCGACCGCGACAGAGACAGGGACAGAGACCGCGATAGGGCACGTGACCGGGACCGGGACCGCGAACCTGAACGCCGAAACAGAGAGAGGGAGCGCGAAGAGGATACCCGGGCCCGTGAGCGAGCTCGGTCGGAGAAACTCGCGGAGCGCGAGAGGGCACGTGACCGGGACCGCGAGGCCGAGCGCCGCAACAGAGAAAGGGAGCGCGAAGAGGAGACCCGGGCACGCGAGCGAGCTCGCTTGGAGAAACTCGCGGAGCGCGAGCGCGAGAAGGAGCTTGAGTCCATCAAGGAGCAGTACCTGGGCTCAAAGAAGCCCAAGAAGCGCGTGATCAAGCCCAGCGAGAAGTTCCGGTTCTCCTTCGACTGGGAGAACACGGAGGACACTTCGCGCGATATGAACGTTCTTTACCAGAACCCCCACGAAGCTCAGCTCCTCTTCGGCCGCGGCTTCCGTGCTGGCATGGATCGCCGTGAGCAGAAGAAGCTCGCCGCCAAGAACGAGAAAGAGATGCGCGAGCAAATCCGCAAGAAGGACGGCCTCGAGGAGAAGCCCGAGGAGGCCGACGCTCAGCGCCGCAAGGAGGCCGCCGCCGATCTCTACGACACCTTCGACATGCGAGTGGACCGCCACTGGAGCGAGAAGAAGCTCGAAGAGATGACCGAGAGGGATTGGCGCATCTTCAGAGAAGACTACAACATCTCCTATAAGGGTTCCAAGATTCCTCGCCCCATGAGGAGCTGGATCGAGAGCAAGTTGAGCCAGGAGCTCTTGAAAGCTGTGGAGAAGGCTGGCTATAAAACCCCTTCTCCTATTCAGATGGCAGCCATTCCCCTTGGCTTGCAGCAGCGTGATGTCATTGGCATTGCTGAGACTGGTTCCGGGAAAACCGCGGCGTTTGTGCTTCCCATGTTGAGCTACATCACCAGACTTCCTCCCATGAGTGAGGACAACGACGCCGAGGGTCCCTATGCTGTTGTCATGGCCCCCACTCGCGAGCTCGCGCAGCAGATTGAGGATGAGACTGTTAAGTTTGCGCAGTATTTGGGAATCAAAGTGGTGTCCATTGTTGGTGGACAATCCATTGAGGAGCAAGGGTTTAAGATCAGGCAGGGCTGTGAGATTGTCATTGCCACTCCTGGACGTTTGATTGATTGCTTGGAACGGCGCTATGCTGTTCTAAATCAGTGCAATTATGTTGTTCTTGATGAGGCTGATCGCATGATTGACATGGGGTTTGAGCCCCAGGTGATGGGTGTCCTTGATGCCATGCCTTCCAGCAATCTCAAACCGGAGAATGAAGATGAGGAGCTTGATGAGAAGAAGATTTACCGGACCACTTATATGTTCAGCGCCACCATGCCCCCTGCTGTGGAGAGGCTTGCAAGGAAGTATTTGAGGAACCCTGTTGTGGTCACCATCGGCACTGCTGGAAAGGCAACTGATTTGATCAGCCAGCATGTGATCATGATGAAGGAGTCTGAGAAATTTTACAAGCTTCAGAGATTGCTTGACGAGCTTAACGACAAGACTGCGATCGTGTTTGTCAACACCAAAAAGAATGCGGATATGGTTGCGAAGAATTTGGACAAGGAAGGGTATCGCGTGACCACTTTGCATGGAGGGAAGTCGCAGGAGCAGAGAGAGATTAGTCTTGAGGGGTTTAGGACCAAGAGATATAATGTTCTTGTTGCCACTGACGTTGCCGGACGTGGGATTGACATACCTGATGTCGCTCATGTTATCAACTATGATATGCCTGGGAATATTGAAACGTACACTCACCGTATTGGGCGTACTGGTCGTGCAGGAAAGACGGGTGTGGCTACAACATTCTTGACTCTTCAGGACAGTGATGTCTTTTATGACCTCAAGCAGATGCTCGTTCAAAGTAACAGTCCTGTTCCACCTGAATTGGCAAGGCACGAAGCTTCAAAATTCAAGCCAGGAACGATTCCTGACAGACCACCTAGACGAAATGACACTGTTTTTGCgcattaa
- the LOC108336091 gene encoding phosphatidylinositol/phosphatidylcholine transfer protein SFH2 — translation MGVGSQDAIKQFQAFIEQVEEPLRGTFQNVHQGYVTETLMRFLKARDWDPSKAYKMLVDCLNWRVQNEIDHILSKPIVPADLYRSVRDSQLIGLSGYSKEGLPVFAIGAGLSTFDKASVHYYVQSHIQINEYRDRIILPSASKKHKRTITTCIKILDMTGLKLSALNQIKLLTIISSIDDLNYPEKTNTYYITNAPYIFSACWKVVKPLLQERTRRKMQVLPGCGRDELLNIMDYSSLPHFCKREGSGSSRHSEAGSENCYSLDHPFHQELYNHIKQQARLREAVEPIKHGSFHVDFPEPPDDEVEIAKNIESELHKFENGNGV, via the exons ATGGGGGTTGGTTCCCAGGATGCCATCAAGCAGTTCCAGGCATTCATTGAACAAg TTGAGGAGCCTTTGCGAGGAACGTTTCAG AATGTTCATCAAGGATATGTCACCGAAACTTTAATGCGCTTTCTTAAAGCAAGGGACTGGGATCCTTCCAAGGCCTATAAAATG TTGGTTGACTGTTTAAATTGGAGAGTGCAAAATGAGATTGACCATATATTATCT AAACCGATTGTTCCTGCTGATTTATATAGATCAGTGCGTGATTCACAGCTCATAGGTTTGTCTGGTTACTCCAAAGAG GGTCTGCCTGTCTTTGCAATCGGTGCTGGGCTTAGCACATTTGACAAAGCATCT GTCCATTATTACGTGCAGTCTCACATTCAAATTAATGAATATCGTGACCGTATAATATTG CCTTCTGCATCAAAGAAGCATAAGCGTACTATTACCACTTGTATAAAGATTTTAGACATGACCGGTCTGAAGTTATCAGCCCTGAATCAGATTAAG TTGTTAACTATTATATCATCCATTGATGATCTGAATTACCCTGAGAAGACAAATACTTATTACATTACAAATGCTCCATACATATTTTCAGCTTGTTGGAAG GTTGTGAAGCCACTTTTACAAGAGAGGACAAGAAGAAAAATGCAGGTTTTACCCGGTTGTGGTCGAGATGAGCTGTTGAAT ATCATGGATTACTCGTCGCTACCACATTTTTGTAAGAGAGAAGGCTCCGGTTCATCCAGACATTCAGAAGCCGGAAGTGAAAATTGCTATTCTTTGGATCATCCCTTCCATCAAGAGCTTTACAACCACATCAAGCAGCAAGCCAGACTCCGTGAAGCTGTTGAACCCATCAAACACGGGTCGTTTCATGTGGATTTTCCTGAACCTCCTGATGATGAAGTTGAGATTGCCAAGAATATAGAGTCAGAGTTACACAAGTTTGAGAACGGCAATGGTGTCTAA
- the LOC108342059 gene encoding U-box domain-containing protein 35 produces the protein MEMEYPESSSVCEIEEEEEKEEEKEEQDCVYVAVGKSNTSMHALSWTLNNLVTQSTIIFLIHVFPQIKHIPNPLGVGMVPRNEVSVEQVESYVEQERGKRRELLQKFLQSCSSSKVKVDTILIESDLVAKPILDLIPILQIKTLVIGANKFHLRKSKSRKGNNSVADEILRNSPESCKVRIICEGKEVNEQMMMSPTNHTSMTSQKKEDNHDSVSCICFIPKFK, from the exons ATGGAGATGGAGTACCCAGAAAGCAGCAGCGTGTGTGAGATagaggaggaagaggagaaagaagaagaaaaagaagaacaagacTGTGTTTATGTTGCAGTGGGTAAGAGCAACACAAGCATGCACGCTCTCTCATGGACACTCAACAACTTGGTTACTCAATCTACCATCATTTTTCTCATTCATGTATTTCCTCAGATCAAACACATTCCAAATCCCC TGGGAGTAGGAATGGTTCCAAGGAATGAAGTGAGTGTTGAGCAGGTGGAGAGTTATGTTGAGCAAGAAAGAGGCAAGAGGAGAGAGCTCCTTCAGAAGTTCCTACAATCATGTTCTTCTTCCAAG GTTAAGGTAGACACCATCCTGATTGAGAGTGACCTGGTTGCAAAGCCTATCCTCGACCTCATTCCCATTCTTCAGATAAAAACTCTAGTCATTGGAGCCAACAAATTCCATCTGAG AAAATCAAAATCAAGGAAAGGGAATAATAGTGTTGCCGATGAGATACTGAGAAATTCACCAGAAAGTTGCAAGGTGAGAATTATATGTGAAGGGAAGGAAGTAAATGAGCAGATGATGATGTCACCCACTAACCATACTTCCATGACTAgccaaaagaaagaagataacCATGATTCAGTTTCATGCATTTGTTTCATACCCAAGTTCAAATGA
- the LOC108341198 gene encoding U-box domain-containing protein 35 isoform X1, producing MGSEREQDEENSSCFRRGFLGFKRNQVIDCSEMVDSDSEDLFEINLKEPLVLDTIREDCESTVFSLDIHNCNNDDDDDDDVVYVAVGNNDEHSSPSMEALSWALKHAVTPSATVVRLLHVFPQVKLIPSPLGKIPRSHVNEEYANMHLAQVRAKRKLLLQKFIDLCVHSKVKVEMMLIEGDNVAKAIMEHVGNLNIRKVVVGISRSDLSRKCESGRKSGIAGKVLKYAEESCDVKIICEGREVIDQMSECSSTDNGSSTASQEINEFRGFLPLKHFMSSWVCLFRSIITRD from the exons ATGGGTTCGGAAAGGGAGCAGGATGAAGAAAATTCGAGTTGCTTTAGACGTGGTTTTTTAGGGTTCAAGAGAAACCAAGTCATAGATTGCAGCGAGATGGTAGATTCAGATTCGGAGGATCTGTTTGAGATTAATCTGAAGGAGCCTTTGGTTTTGGATACCATACGAGAAGACTGCGAGAGCACTGTGTTCTCTCTTGATATCCACAACTGTaacaatgatgatgatgacgacgatGATGTTGTTTATGTGGCAGTAGGCAACAACGATGAACATTCCAGTCCAAGCATGGAAGCTCTTTCATGGGCCTTGAAACACGCCGTGACACCCTCTGCCACCGTAGTTCGTCTTCTACACGTTTTCCCTCAAGTCAAGCTCATTCCAAGTCCAT TAGGGAAAATTCCAAGGAGTCACGTTAACGAAGAGTATGCTAACATGCACTTGGCACAAGTGAGAGCCAAGAGGAAATTGCTACTTCAAAAGTTCATTGACCTCTGCGTTCATTCTAag GTTAAGGTGGAGATGATGCTGATTGAGGGTGACAATGTTGCTAAAGCGATCATGGAGCATGTTGGAAATCTTAATATAAGAAAAGTGGTTGTCGGAATTTCGAGATCTGATTTAAG TAGAAAATGTGAATCTGGAAGGAAGAGTGGCATAGCGGGCAAGGTACTAAAATACGCAGAGGAAAGTTGTGATGTAAAAATCATATGTGAAGGGAGAGAAGTGATAGACCAGATGAGTGAGTGCTCCTCCACAGACAACGGAAGTTCAACAGCTTCGCAGGAAATAAATGAATTCAGGGGATTTCTCCCATTGAAGCATTTTATGTCCAGTTGGGTATGCTTATTTAGGTCCATCATCACCAGAGATTAG
- the LOC108336015 gene encoding WEB family protein At1g12150, producing MTGVKKLNSPRGEVGEIDTRAPFQSVKAAVSLFGEVAIPRDRFSIKRRSSENVFEKETQLILAQKELDKIKKHVDNAEAVKAKALSELESAKEILQNLTTRLAYVRESKQSAMEAAEVVKSQTKRFEKTLSLKAVGYEAWRRELDHARKEYITTINELDSSKQELTKIRQDFDAVMGAKLAALQAVGEAQRSAKLNSERIGELSNEIATMKASIEQLRLAAEQSQEEREAQLKSYYKNAKEEVQKNLESLKKENDPELEQNLDVKFAETSAEIEALQEHIKKLHASKMDSVRLLTSELKEATKTLKDIAEEKNSLNKLVFFLRTELKQVRSEQDGVKEKEHTAGVLAANLSNELQGRMGGAKPEPSIMEDLEADIFYVQSKKIQKLQLETEGARKEAEEMKRKAQELKQEAEESRGVAEEAEQRLELVLVEAREAKAAQQRAVKEIKILSEVSKVPNSKFSGKIKISNEEFEAMRAKAKECEALVEKKEATAMAELQQIYARKNDVDRKVETNLKAIEDTKAATETALWSAELADSSKVAIETELKRWRQQHQQKVVSDDASQKLEHPVTPISLTTE from the exons ATGACTGGCGTCAAGAAGTTGAATTCTCCGAGGGGAGAGGTTGGAGAAATTGACACCAGGGCACCGTTCCAATCTGTCAAAGCTGCTGTTAGTTTATTTGGTGAGGTAGCCATCCCAAGAGACAGATTTTCTATCAAGAGAAGATCATCCGAG AATGTGTTTGAAAAGGAGACGCAGCTTATCTTGGCCCAAAAGGAACTAGACAAGATAAAGAAACATGTGGATAATGCTGAAGCCGTGAAAGCCAAAGCACTTTCTGAGCTTGAGAGTGCCAAGGAGATTCTTCAGAATTTGACAACCAGGCTGGCCTACGTAAGAGAATCCAAGCAATCTGCAATGGAAGCTGCTGAGGTCGTGAAAAGCCAGACCAAGCGATTTGAAAAGACGTTATCTTTAAAAGCCGTGGGATATGAAGCCTGGAGAAGAGAACTAGACCATGCAAGAAAGGAGTACATCACCACTATAAATGAATTAGATTCTTCCAAGCAAGAACTCACCAAAATAAGGCAGGATTTTGATGCAGTTATGGGGGCAAAGCTGGCAGCGTTGCAAGCAGTCGGAGAGGCTCAACGTTCGGCAAAGTTAAACTCAGAAAGAATCGGTGAACTCTCAAATGAAATTGCGACCATGAAAGCATCCATTGAACAATTGAGACTCGCCGCTGAACAATCCCAAGAAGAAAGGGAAGCCCAGCTTAAGAgttattacaaaaatgccaaAGAAGAAGTACAAAAGAATTTGGAGTccttgaagaaagaaaatgatcCAGAACTCGAGCAAAATCTAGATGTCAAATTTGCAGAAACAAGTGCAGAGATTGAGGCTCTTCAAGAACATATTAAGAAGCTGCATGCTTCCAAGATGGATTCTGTGAGGCTTCTAACTTCAGAGCTTAAAGAAGCCACAAAGACACTGAAGGACATTGCTGAAGAAAAGAACTCCCTTAACAAACTGGTGTTTTTCCTCAGAACAGAATTGAAGCAAGTGAGGAGTGAACAAGATGGAGTGAAGGAGAAGGAACATACAGCGGGAGTTCTCGCTGCAAACCTCAGTAATGAACTGCAAGGGAGAATGGGAGGGGCAAAACCTGAACCGAGCATTATGGAGGACTTAGAAGCAGATATCTTCTATGTACAGAGTAAGAAAATTCAGAAGCTACAGTTGGAGACGGAAGGTGCAAGAAAAGAAGCTGAAGAGATGAAGAGAAAAGCTCAAGAGCTGAAGCAAGAAGCTGAAGAGTCCCGGGGTGTGGCTGAAGAAGCAGAGCAAAGACTTGAGCTAGTTCTGGTGGAGGCTAGAGAGGCAAAAGCTGCACAACAAAGAGCCGTTAAGGAGATCAAGATTTTATCTGAAGTGAGTAAAGTTCCGAACTCAAAATTCAGTGGTAAGATCAAGATTTCAAATGAAGAGTTTGAGGCAATGAGAGCAAAGGCCAAGGAGTGTGAGGCTTTGGTTGAAAAGAAAGAGGCCACTGCGATGGCAGAGCTTCAACAAATCTATGCAAGAAAGAATGATGTGGACAGAAAGGTGGAAACTAATCTAAAGGCCATTGAAGACACAAAGGCTGCCACAGAGACGGCCCTGTGGAGTGCAGAGTTGGCAGATTCATCTAAGGTGGCAATTGAGACTGAACTGAAGAGGTGGCGTCAACAACACCAACAAAAAGTCGTATCCGATGATGCTTCTCAGAAATTGGAGCATCCTGTAACACCAATCTCTTTGACCACTGAGTAG